Proteins encoded within one genomic window of Diorhabda sublineata isolate icDioSubl1.1 chromosome 1, icDioSubl1.1, whole genome shotgun sequence:
- the LOC130451356 gene encoding ankyrin-3-like isoform X3: MTPVSLEILNYLVVQDDIRINTRNFLGQTPLYLAVKSGFIEATTILINHKANVNLPDNEDISPLHRSVTKPDIAHLLIKNGANINVRDYSDDTPLHDAVGDKCLETICMLLYYNADSNAVGGNGLTPFMKALISENEEVQAALFDYVDDFNATSLDEYSTLTLALTNDNPYVEQIIARGAEVDSAAFTACVRVPNVDNFKLVWRNLKPEHIEDSNVSLSILYYGLDPEDFGQYIDVIIENSSGAVLEVLAAKTKSIDYASIIDKCTQDAFLTHNQVTKLTCLLLQHGFVMCTDLIVVVFANMGFCELFKILMYMDYVDDWSPFVITPRLIFDIFSDIWTISRELIAKGHYCLNVRRFREDVISSFSYWIHRPLLDIALNQFEDAGMFGNGGNEFRNYYDLLPKVPSLIEIARDGVRKHIVDKLKVRSTCQYFTIVKSLELPIVYRKILLFERKIYSI, translated from the exons ATGACTCCAGTAAG cttagaaatattgaattaccTCGTGGTACAGGACGACATCAGAATAAACACAAGAAACTTCTTGGGTCAAACTCCTTTATATCTCGCCGTAAAATCGGGCTTTATAGAAGCTACAACAATACTCATCAATCATAAAGCTAACGTCAATCTTCCAGATAATGAAGATATAAGTCCATTGCATCGTTCCGTTACAAAACCAGACATAGCGCATCTTTTGATAAAGAATGGTGCAAATATTAATGTGAGAG attatAGCGACGACACTCCATTGCACGACGCCGTAGGCGATAAATGCTTAGAAACTATCTGTATGCTTCTATACTATAATGCAGATAGTAATGCAGTGGGCGGAAACGGTTTAACGCCTTTTATGAAAGCACTTATATCCGAAAATGAAGAAGTTCAAGCGGCTTTATTCGATTATGTAGACGATTTCAACGCCACTAGCTTAGACGAATACAGTACTCTCACTTTGGCTCTTACTAACGATAACCCCTACGTCGAGCAAATTATTGCAAGAGGAGCGGAAGTAGATTCTGCAGCTTTTACAG CTTGTGTCAGGGTACCGAACGTGGATAACTTCAAACTAGTTTGGAGGAATTTGAAACCGGAACATATAGAAGATTCGAACGTGAGCTTATCGATTCTCTATTACGGATTAGATCCAGAAGATTTCGGGCAATATATTGACGTTATCATAGAAAATTCGAGCGGTGCTGTATTGGAAGTTTTGGCGGCCAAAACAAAAAGTATAGATTACGCATCGATAATAGATAAATGTACTCAAGACGCGTTTTTAACTCACAATCAAGTAACTAAATTGACTTGTCTCTTATTACAACATGGTTTTGTTATGTGTACCGATTTAATAGTCGTTGTTTTCGCTAACATGGGCTTCTGCgaactattcaaaattttaatgtatatGGATTACGTGGATGATTGGTCACCGTTCGTGATAACACCTAGATtaattttcgatatattttctGATATATGGACGATATCGAGGGAACTTATAGCTAAAGGACACTATTGCCTTAACGTTAGAAGGTTCCGGGAAGACGTGATCAGTTCTTTTAGTTATTGGATACATCGTCCTTTACTCGATATTGCCTTGAATCAATTCGAGGATGCGGGTATGTTCGGGAACGGCGGAAATGAATTTAGAAACTATTATGATCTTCTACCGAAGGTTCCTTCTCTCATTGAAATAGCCAGAGACGGTGTTAGGAAGCATATTGTCGATAAGTTGAAAGTGAGGAGTACGTGTCAGTATTTTACTATTGTGAAGAGTTTGGAGTTACCGATTGTATAtaggaaaattttgttatttgaaaggaaaatatacagtatttag
- the LOC130445162 gene encoding transcription factor glial cells missing has protein sequence MVILHTPTSPGMTCRAYSNSNDWDINDSSIPRIDDYDQFSEWADGHCRLVYRADSEEAKRHSSGWAMRNTNNHNVHILKKSCLGVLVCSLRCTLSTGDKVHLRPAICDKARKKQQGKPCPNRQCTGRLEILACRGHCGYPVTHFWRHTEHAIFFQAKGVHDHPRPEAKSTSETRRTLGTGRRVRGLAVLLAKEAALGNKLMSLREPKRQCREITNQVSRTLNSSLIFTESEKGYCSCPPFECICSYQQPVLNNMNFSPSTNTYQQPHVSETYWNQEPSMQHYQTIPESSITTHQYDFTNISTDLFQPEDIFQMDQPIKPDYVTQMSQSDAARSPPTLLDLGSGTIHKEFKSEEYWHPSLNNMLNDDSNNSSNSRFNLSQSPNSQMILNNNVAQLDQQLYLETKVVEDFKNHYYPQTSIETYKPTSVDLVQSKPFSLEEKHYQAAYDPYPTKSYSSKPNYQDEYIDLAQYNEYNHFINVYDSKVNSDNMLFNDLDFRVNNCGPSVSNLNTFSHDTFDVISHE, from the exons tCACACTCCGACTTCCCCTGGCATGACGTGCCGGGCCTACTCTAACTCTAACGATTGGGATATCAACGATAGTTCCATACCTAGAATTGACGACTACGATCAATTTTCAGAATGGGCAGACGGCCACTGTCGGTTAGTATATCGAGCAGATAGCGAAGAAGCCAAACGACATTCATCTGGATGGGCTATGCGGAATACCAACAATCACAATGTacatatattgaagaaaagttgTTTGGGAGTACTCGTATGTTCCTTGAGGTGCACTTTATCCACCGGGGATAAAGTACATTTGAGACCGGCGATTTGTGACAAAGCCAGGAAAAAACAACAAg GTAAACCTTGTCCAAATAGGCAATGTACGGGACGATTAGAAATTTTAGCTTGTAGAGGACACTGCGGGTATCCGGTTACGCATTTCTGGAGGCATACTGAACACGCTATATTCTTTCAAGCCAAAGGAGTACATGATCATCCGAGACCAGAAGCTAAAAGTACATCCGAAACGAGGAGAACGTTAGGAACTGGTAGAAGAGTAAGAGGACTGGCTGTGCTTTTAGCTAAGGAAGCAGCTTTAGGAAATAAA TTGATGTCATTGCGAGAACCAAAAAGACAATGTCGAGAAATAACAAACCAAGTATCAAGAACTTTAAATTCTTCTTTGATCTTCACAGAATCAGAAAAAG GTTACTGTTCTTGTCCACCTTTCGAATGCATCTGCAGTTACCAACAACCAGTGCTTAACAATATGAACTTTTCACCTTCAACCAATACCTATCAACAACCTCATGTATCGGAAACTTACTGGAATCAAGAACCGTCCATGCAACATTACCAAACAATCCCTGAATCATCAATAACCACCCACCAGTACGATTTCACGAATATTTCAACGGACCTCTTCCAACCTGAAGACATTTTCCAAATGGATCAGCCCATTAAACCAGACTACGTAACTCAAATGAGTCAGAGCGATGCTGCTAGAAGCCCGCCTACGTTACTAGATCTAGGAAGCGGAACAATCCACAAAGAATTTAAATCCGAGGAATATTGGCATCCTTCTCTAAACAACATGTTAAATGATGACAGCAATAATAGTAGTAATAGTAGGTTTAATCTTAGTCAGAGTCCCAATAGTCAAATGATACTTAATAATAACGTGGCTCAATTAGACCAGCAATTGTACTTAGAAACGAAAGTAgtagaagattttaaaaatcattattaccCTCAAACTAGCATAGAAACCTATAAACCTACTAGTGTAGATCTAGTGCAATCGAAACCCTTCAGCTTAGAGGAAAAACACTATCAAGCGGCGTATGATCCGTACCCAACTAAATCGTATTCCAGTAAACCAAATTATCAAGACGAATACATTGATCTTGCTCAATACAACGAATACAATCATTTTATTAACGTTTATGATAGTAAAGTGAATAGTGATAATATGCTCTTCAATGATCTCGATTTTAGAGTAAATAATTGTGGTCCTAGTGTTAGTAATCTAAATACTTTCAGTCATGATACGTTTGATGTGATTTCTCATGAATAA